The following are from one region of the Carcharodon carcharias isolate sCarCar2 chromosome 27, sCarCar2.pri, whole genome shotgun sequence genome:
- the LOC121270135 gene encoding probable G-protein coupled receptor 139: MHGPAKGLFFAICYPILAVIGAPANLLGIIILSRGRCGLSRCISYYLVAIAVSDFLVIITAVIVNRIGRIYFPDSVLSTTPACTLSNLLVFATRDGSVWLTVAFTIDRFVAICCQSLKVRYCTEKTALQVIGFVSAMSCMRNIPYYFTYQPLYIQDGVPWFCDLKSSYYTLPFWQVYDWLDNILTPFLPFLLILLLNALTVRHILVASRARRRLRGAESHGDAEITNRKRSIVLLIAISLSFLLLWAIYLGHFLYVRITGEGYIISLDFNDPQYILQETTNMLQLVSSCNNIFIYAVAQSKFREELKKVLMCPFTTVTGCFKQLKHLIDSGIRDPRPPEPSFPVNKVFSENR, translated from the exons ATGCACGGGCCAGCGAAAGGCCTATTCTTTGCCATTTGCTATCCCATTCTCGCTGTTATTGGTGCCCCTG ccAACTTGCTGGGGATCATAATCTTATCCCGAGGACGGTGCGGTCTTTCCCGGTGCATCAGCTACTACCTGGTGGCTATAGCAGTGAGCGATTTCCTGGTCATCATCACTGCCGTCATCGTCAACCGGATTGGCCGCATCTACTTTCCGGACAGTGTCCTCTCCACCACTCCCGCATGCACACTCAGCAACTTGCTGGTCTTTGCCACCCGGGATGGCTCAGTCTGGCTGACTGTCGCCTTCACAATCGACCGTTTCGTGGCCATCTGCTGTCAGAGCCTGAAGGTCAGATACTGCACTGAGAAAACTGCATTGCAGGTTATAGGATTTGTCAGTGCCATGAGCTGCATGAGGAACATCCCTTACTATTTCACCTACCAGCCTTTGTACATCCAGGATGGGGTGCCCTGGTTCTGTGACCTCAAGTCCAGCTATTACACTTTGCCCTTCTGGCAGGTCTATGACTGGCTGGACAACATCTTAACCCCATTCCTCCCGttcctcctcattctgctgctcaaCGCCCTGACCGTAAGGCACATCTTAGTGGCCAGCAGAGCCCGCAGGAGGCTCCGGGGCGCCGAGAGTCATGGAGACGCAGAGATCACCAACCGCAAGAGGTCCATTGTCCTGCTTATCGCCATCTCGCTCAGCTTCCTCCTCCTGTGGGCCATTTATCTCGGACATTTCCTCTACGTGCGGATCACAGGCGAGGGCTACATCATCAGCCTGGATTTCAATGACCCGCAGTACATCCTCCAGGAGACAACCAACATGCTCCAGTTAGTCAGTTCCTGCAACAACATCTTCATCTATGCAGTGGCCCAGAGCAAGTTCCGGGAAGAGCTGAAGAAGGTGCTAATGTGTCCCTTTACCACGGTCACTGGTTGTTTCAAACAGTTAAAACACC TTATAGACAGCGGTATTCGCGACCCCAGGCCACCCGAACCGTCTTTCCCGGTGAATAAAGTGTTTTCTGAGAATCGCTGA